The proteins below come from a single Balaenoptera musculus isolate JJ_BM4_2016_0621 chromosome 1, mBalMus1.pri.v3, whole genome shotgun sequence genomic window:
- the TMEM82 gene encoding transmembrane protein 82 isoform X1 — protein sequence MGGKAQGWVGLCPEKSRTEPAHPEMPPTTCCPNGESLGSGVNPAAQRFKALALLPSPPLPSLPLAWAFDPSQPLPSPPPPLPGGGDVAVSLAQTRPEAGAGSWRPCSPCCPSPPGSPASPPLSGAPASSTPSCKVSASPIPLSPAPSGTPAQRKTYATHVRLPPPPPLTLPSYLPSRLTPSGLVGACGVSVLNNLLKVYFFVGCTNDPERRLEKERLRAQWASLETVHLAGLALILTVVGVRVAALVVLEFSLRAVSMLLSLDKGARGTERLQLYLLCQYSLGCGLTCSLSFLQEGAPQRTLNLLLGLGLAALLSSGTRRLRRHVCQLYELHSSQRYCGVCLGLLAGARGLPRLLGRALAVTFAVGNLAAVALLNRDFLTTSEAVRFWMPLTICYTLLLIYMQEEQQRHPGLQSQVQTVLVRMCGLLLLLLTVGRWLDLLGILISLLGEFWCLLGTRTLFDLCQIQDFPPQRPSASAPSQPQPSAPAQPQGTAPS from the exons ATGGGTGGCAAGGCCCAGGGGTGGGTTGGTCTCTGTCCTGAGAAAAGCAGGACAGAACCAGCCCACCCAGAGATGCCCCCCACCACATGCTGCCCAAATGGGGAGTCCCTGGGCAGCGGTGTTAACCCAGCAGCCCAAAGGTTTAAGGCCctggctctcctcccctcccctcccctcccctcccttcccctcgcCTGGGCTTTtgacccctcccagcccctcccctcgcCTCCACCACCTTTGCCCGGTGGTGGTGACGTTGCGGTCTCGCTGGCGCAGACCAGGCCGGAGGCTGGGGCTGGATCCTGGCGGCCATGCTCTCCCTGCTGTCCCTCCCCTCCTggctccccagcctcccctcccttgAGTGGGGCTCCAGCCTCCTCGACGCCCTCCTGCAAGGTGAgcgcctcccccatccccctcagccccgccccctccgggACACCAGCCCAGCGCAAGACGTACGCCACCCACGTGCGTCTCCCACCGCCCCCTCCTCTAACCCTACCAAGCTACCTACCCTCCCGACTAACCCCGTCAGGCCTCGTCGGGGCCTGCGGAGTCTCCGTCCTGAACAACCTCCTGAAGGTCTACTTCTTCGTGGGCTGTACCAA TGACCCGGAGCGGCGGCTTGAAAAGGAGCGGCTGCGGGCCCAGTGGGCCTCGCTGGAGACCGTGCACCTGGCAGGGCTGGCCCTGATCCTGACCGTCGTGGGGGTCCGGGTGGCCGCCCTCGTGGTGCTCGAGTTCTCCCTCCGGGCTGTCTCCATGCTGCTTTCCCTGGACAAG GGCGCCCGGGGCACCGAGAGGCTGCAGCTGTACCTACTGTGCCAGTACTCACTGGGCTGTGGGCTGACCTGCAGCCTGAGCTTCCTGCAGGAGGGCGCCCCGCAGCGCACGCTGAACCTgctgctgggcctggggctggccGCGCTGCTCAGCTCGGGCACCCGGCGCCTCCGCCGCCACGTCTGCCAGCTCTACGAGCTGCACAGCAGCCAGCGCTACTGTGGGGTCTGCCTGGGCCTGCTGGCCGGCGCTCGCGGCCTCCCCCGGCTGCTGGGCCGCGCCCTGGCCGTGACCTTTGCAGTGGGCAACCTGGCAGCCGTGGCCCTCCTCAACCGGGACTTCCTGACCACCTCGGAGGCTGTGCGTTTCTGGATGCCGCTCACCATCTGCTACACCCTGCTGCTCATCTACATGCAGG AGGAGCAGCAGCGGCATCCCGGCCTGCAGAGCCAGGTCCAGACGGTGCTGGTACGCATGTGCGgcctcttgctgctgctgctgaccgTGGGCCGCTGGCTGGACCTCCTGGGCATCCTCATCTCCCTGCTGGGCGAGTTCTGGTGTCTGCTGGGCACCCGCACCCTGTTTGATCTTTGCCAGATACAG GATTTTCCACCCCAGAGGCCTTCCGCGTCAGCTCCAAGCCAGCCCCAGCCCTCGGCACCTGCCCAGCCGCAGGGGACGGCCCCCTCCTGA
- the SLC25A34 gene encoding solute carrier family 25 member 34 isoform X3: protein MPLTRAQPAPGPEAMETVAPAVDLVLGASACCLACVFTNPLEVVKTRLQLQGELQARGTYPRHYRGFVASVVAVARADGLCGLQKGLAAGLLYQGLMNGVRFYCYSLACQAGLAQQPGGTVVAGAVAGALGAFVGSPAYLVKTQLQAQTVAAMAVGHQHPHQNVLDALGTIWRQRGLAGLWQGVGGAVPRVMVGSAAQLATFASAKAWVQEQQWLPEDSWLVALAGGMISSVAVVTVMTPFDVVSTRLYNQPVDGAGRGSGC from the exons ATGCCCCTGACACGGGCACAGCCGGCCCCTGGCCCGGAGGCCATGGAGACGGTGGCTCCAGCTGTGGACCTGGTGCTGGGCGCCTCGGCCTGTTGCCTGGCCTGTGTCTTCACCAACCCCTTGGAGGTGGTGAAGACGCGGCTGCAGCTGCAGGGGGAGCTGCAGGCCCGGGGCACCTATCCTCGGCACTACCGGGGCTTTGTGGCCTCTGTCGTCGCTGTGGCCCGTGCAGATGGGCTGTGCGGCCTGCAGAAGGGGCTGGCTGCCGGCCTCCTGTACCAGGGCCTCATGAACGGCGTCCGCTTCTACTGTTACAGCCTGGCATGCCAGGCCGGGCTCGCCCAGCAGCCGGGTGGCACCGTGGTCGCGGGTGCGGTGGCAGGGGCACTGGGAGCCTTCGTGGGGAGCCCTGCTTACCTG GTCAAAACGCAGCTGCAGGCCCAGACGGTGGCCGCGATGGCTGTGGGACACCAGCACCCTCACCAG AACGTCCTGGATGCCTTGGGGACCATCTGGCGGCAGCGGGGCCTGGCGGGGCTGTGGCAGGGTGTGGGTGGGGCCGTGCCCCGGGTCATGGTCGGCTCGGCTGCTCAGCTGGCCACCTTCGCCTCCGCCAAGGCCTGGGTGCAGGAGCAACAG TGGCTCCCAGAGGACAGCTGGCTGGTGGCCCTGGCCGGGGGCATGATTAGCAGCGTAGCTGTGGTCACAGTCATGACCCCCTTCGACGTGGTCAGCACGCGGCTGTACAATCAGCCTGTGGACGGAGCGGGCAGG GGAAGTGGATGCTGA
- the SLC25A34 gene encoding solute carrier family 25 member 34 isoform X1: MPLTRAQPAPGPEAMETVAPAVDLVLGASACCLACVFTNPLEVVKTRLQLQGELQARGTYPRHYRGFVASVVAVARADGLCGLQKGLAAGLLYQGLMNGVRFYCYSLACQAGLAQQPGGTVVAGAVAGALGAFVGSPAYLVKTQLQAQTVAAMAVGHQHPHQNVLDALGTIWRQRGLAGLWQGVGGAVPRVMVGSAAQLATFASAKAWVQEQQWLPEDSWLVALAGGMISSVAVVTVMTPFDVVSTRLYNQPVDGAGRGRLYGGLADCLVKIWRQEGPLALYKGLGPTYLRLGPHTILSMLFWDELRKLAGRAQHQGS, from the exons ATGCCCCTGACACGGGCACAGCCGGCCCCTGGCCCGGAGGCCATGGAGACGGTGGCTCCAGCTGTGGACCTGGTGCTGGGCGCCTCGGCCTGTTGCCTGGCCTGTGTCTTCACCAACCCCTTGGAGGTGGTGAAGACGCGGCTGCAGCTGCAGGGGGAGCTGCAGGCCCGGGGCACCTATCCTCGGCACTACCGGGGCTTTGTGGCCTCTGTCGTCGCTGTGGCCCGTGCAGATGGGCTGTGCGGCCTGCAGAAGGGGCTGGCTGCCGGCCTCCTGTACCAGGGCCTCATGAACGGCGTCCGCTTCTACTGTTACAGCCTGGCATGCCAGGCCGGGCTCGCCCAGCAGCCGGGTGGCACCGTGGTCGCGGGTGCGGTGGCAGGGGCACTGGGAGCCTTCGTGGGGAGCCCTGCTTACCTG GTCAAAACGCAGCTGCAGGCCCAGACGGTGGCCGCGATGGCTGTGGGACACCAGCACCCTCACCAG AACGTCCTGGATGCCTTGGGGACCATCTGGCGGCAGCGGGGCCTGGCGGGGCTGTGGCAGGGTGTGGGTGGGGCCGTGCCCCGGGTCATGGTCGGCTCGGCTGCTCAGCTGGCCACCTTCGCCTCCGCCAAGGCCTGGGTGCAGGAGCAACAG TGGCTCCCAGAGGACAGCTGGCTGGTGGCCCTGGCCGGGGGCATGATTAGCAGCGTAGCTGTGGTCACAGTCATGACCCCCTTCGACGTGGTCAGCACGCGGCTGTACAATCAGCCTGTGGACGGAGCGGGCAGG GGCCGGCTGTATGGCGGCCTCGCCGACTGCCTGGTGAAGATCTGGCGTCAGGAGGGCCCCCTGGCGCTCTACAAGGGTCTGGGCCCCACCTACCTGCGCCTGGGTCCCCACACCATCCTCAGCATGCTCTTCTGGGATGAGCTCCGGAAACTGGCTGGGCGGGCCCAGCACCAGGGCAGCTAG
- the TMEM82 gene encoding transmembrane protein 82 isoform X2: protein MLSLLSLPSWLPSLPSLEWGSSLLDALLQGLVGACGVSVLNNLLKVYFFVGCTNDPERRLEKERLRAQWASLETVHLAGLALILTVVGVRVAALVVLEFSLRAVSMLLSLDKGARGTERLQLYLLCQYSLGCGLTCSLSFLQEGAPQRTLNLLLGLGLAALLSSGTRRLRRHVCQLYELHSSQRYCGVCLGLLAGARGLPRLLGRALAVTFAVGNLAAVALLNRDFLTTSEAVRFWMPLTICYTLLLIYMQEEQQRHPGLQSQVQTVLVRMCGLLLLLLTVGRWLDLLGILISLLGEFWCLLGTRTLFDLCQIQDFPPQRPSASAPSQPQPSAPAQPQGTAPS from the exons ATGCTCTCCCTGCTGTCCCTCCCCTCCTggctccccagcctcccctcccttgAGTGGGGCTCCAGCCTCCTCGACGCCCTCCTGCAAG GCCTCGTCGGGGCCTGCGGAGTCTCCGTCCTGAACAACCTCCTGAAGGTCTACTTCTTCGTGGGCTGTACCAA TGACCCGGAGCGGCGGCTTGAAAAGGAGCGGCTGCGGGCCCAGTGGGCCTCGCTGGAGACCGTGCACCTGGCAGGGCTGGCCCTGATCCTGACCGTCGTGGGGGTCCGGGTGGCCGCCCTCGTGGTGCTCGAGTTCTCCCTCCGGGCTGTCTCCATGCTGCTTTCCCTGGACAAG GGCGCCCGGGGCACCGAGAGGCTGCAGCTGTACCTACTGTGCCAGTACTCACTGGGCTGTGGGCTGACCTGCAGCCTGAGCTTCCTGCAGGAGGGCGCCCCGCAGCGCACGCTGAACCTgctgctgggcctggggctggccGCGCTGCTCAGCTCGGGCACCCGGCGCCTCCGCCGCCACGTCTGCCAGCTCTACGAGCTGCACAGCAGCCAGCGCTACTGTGGGGTCTGCCTGGGCCTGCTGGCCGGCGCTCGCGGCCTCCCCCGGCTGCTGGGCCGCGCCCTGGCCGTGACCTTTGCAGTGGGCAACCTGGCAGCCGTGGCCCTCCTCAACCGGGACTTCCTGACCACCTCGGAGGCTGTGCGTTTCTGGATGCCGCTCACCATCTGCTACACCCTGCTGCTCATCTACATGCAGG AGGAGCAGCAGCGGCATCCCGGCCTGCAGAGCCAGGTCCAGACGGTGCTGGTACGCATGTGCGgcctcttgctgctgctgctgaccgTGGGCCGCTGGCTGGACCTCCTGGGCATCCTCATCTCCCTGCTGGGCGAGTTCTGGTGTCTGCTGGGCACCCGCACCCTGTTTGATCTTTGCCAGATACAG GATTTTCCACCCCAGAGGCCTTCCGCGTCAGCTCCAAGCCAGCCCCAGCCCTCGGCACCTGCCCAGCCGCAGGGGACGGCCCCCTCCTGA
- the SLC25A34 gene encoding solute carrier family 25 member 34 isoform X2: MPLTRAQPAPGPEAMETVAPAVDLVLGASACCLACVFTNPLEVVKTRLQLQGELQARGTYPRHYRGFVASVVAVARADGLCGLQKGLAAGLLYQGLMNGVRFYCYSLACQAGLAQQPGGTVVAGAVAGALGAFVGSPAYLVKTQLQAQTVAAMAVGHQHPHQWLPEDSWLVALAGGMISSVAVVTVMTPFDVVSTRLYNQPVDGAGRGRLYGGLADCLVKIWRQEGPLALYKGLGPTYLRLGPHTILSMLFWDELRKLAGRAQHQGS; this comes from the exons ATGCCCCTGACACGGGCACAGCCGGCCCCTGGCCCGGAGGCCATGGAGACGGTGGCTCCAGCTGTGGACCTGGTGCTGGGCGCCTCGGCCTGTTGCCTGGCCTGTGTCTTCACCAACCCCTTGGAGGTGGTGAAGACGCGGCTGCAGCTGCAGGGGGAGCTGCAGGCCCGGGGCACCTATCCTCGGCACTACCGGGGCTTTGTGGCCTCTGTCGTCGCTGTGGCCCGTGCAGATGGGCTGTGCGGCCTGCAGAAGGGGCTGGCTGCCGGCCTCCTGTACCAGGGCCTCATGAACGGCGTCCGCTTCTACTGTTACAGCCTGGCATGCCAGGCCGGGCTCGCCCAGCAGCCGGGTGGCACCGTGGTCGCGGGTGCGGTGGCAGGGGCACTGGGAGCCTTCGTGGGGAGCCCTGCTTACCTG GTCAAAACGCAGCTGCAGGCCCAGACGGTGGCCGCGATGGCTGTGGGACACCAGCACCCTCACCAG TGGCTCCCAGAGGACAGCTGGCTGGTGGCCCTGGCCGGGGGCATGATTAGCAGCGTAGCTGTGGTCACAGTCATGACCCCCTTCGACGTGGTCAGCACGCGGCTGTACAATCAGCCTGTGGACGGAGCGGGCAGG GGCCGGCTGTATGGCGGCCTCGCCGACTGCCTGGTGAAGATCTGGCGTCAGGAGGGCCCCCTGGCGCTCTACAAGGGTCTGGGCCCCACCTACCTGCGCCTGGGTCCCCACACCATCCTCAGCATGCTCTTCTGGGATGAGCTCCGGAAACTGGCTGGGCGGGCCCAGCACCAGGGCAGCTAG